Proteins found in one Pediococcus claussenii ATCC BAA-344 genomic segment:
- a CDS encoding site-specific integrase, whose product MQQVVLPIKDSNVLKEVQDTLLNNFKAGRRNYTIFQVGKATLLRVSDVMGLKQADIFNPDGSIKQNAFIHDRKTGKPNTLYLKPVQTELLLYRQWLLDHKLDSEWLFPSIQHPERHITEKQFYKIMSKVGDLLGINYLGTHTMRKTGAYRVYTQSNYNIGLVMHLLNHSSESMTLAYLGLDQASVKGTRKM is encoded by the coding sequence AACGTTCTTAAAGAGGTTCAAGATACGTTACTCAATAACTTTAAAGCTGGCCGACGTAACTATACGATTTTTCAAGTTGGTAAAGCGACGCTACTGCGAGTGAGTGACGTTATGGGCTTAAAACAGGCCGATATTTTTAATCCGGACGGTTCTATTAAACAAAATGCGTTTATTCATGACCGAAAAACTGGTAAACCTAATACCTTGTACCTTAAACCTGTTCAAACAGAGCTCTTATTGTACCGTCAATGGCTGCTTGATCATAAGCTGGATTCTGAATGGCTCTTTCCTTCAATTCAACACCCAGAACGCCATATTACTGAAAAACAGTTCTACAAAATTATGAGTAAGGTTGGCGATCTGTTAGGAATTAATTATCTAGGTACTCATACGATGCGCAAAACTGGGGCTTATCGTGTTTACACGCAATCAAATTACAATATTGGCCTAGTCATGCACTTACTAAATCACTCAAGTGAATCAATGACTTTAGCTTATTTAGGCTTGGATCAAGCAAGTGTAAAAGGCACCCGTAAAATGTAG